The following proteins are co-located in the Halococcus hamelinensis 100A6 genome:
- a CDS encoding MFS transporter produces MLTGKWQRPPLFVLKYYAYRATVTFGFFWPVFTIFLLDRGLSYTQIGLLNSLSAGIIVIGEIPSGYIGDRIGRRNSILVGSGLLSVSLIGFTVVKTFLAFAVLWVFWGLGSAFQSGSDDAWLYEALEDRSDESQYTRIRGRGGSVNQWMTAGTTLVAGGLYSLNPRLPFLAGGLLVASSIPVLLSLPKAGENETEDDRFTVLDALPVLRRRLTQPPLRSFVVYMALFFGIISAADEFIQPIATQALFLSPTGLGPLYAGFTVTAAIASYFAGDIEKLLSTQWAILLVPTLVGVFFIVPLLAPLAAFPLFFVMKSANVVVRPIATNYINRHAESVGRATILSAASMAYALVRLPMKPLSGVVADATTPIAAVAALGGVFLLGGTIVVLWETPVSDIRGKVSESTD; encoded by the coding sequence ATGCTGACCGGTAAGTGGCAGCGACCGCCGCTATTTGTTCTCAAGTACTATGCTTATCGAGCGACGGTCACGTTCGGGTTCTTTTGGCCGGTGTTTACGATCTTCCTTCTCGACCGTGGACTCAGCTACACGCAGATCGGTTTGCTGAACAGTCTCTCAGCTGGGATCATCGTCATTGGTGAGATTCCAAGCGGATATATCGGCGATCGGATTGGCCGACGAAACAGTATACTCGTCGGGTCAGGATTGCTTTCTGTATCGCTGATTGGGTTCACCGTCGTCAAAACGTTCCTTGCGTTCGCGGTTCTCTGGGTGTTTTGGGGGCTTGGATCGGCGTTTCAGTCCGGAAGCGATGATGCATGGTTGTACGAGGCGCTCGAAGATCGCTCGGACGAATCCCAGTACACTCGTATCCGAGGACGTGGCGGGTCGGTCAATCAGTGGATGACTGCCGGAACAACTCTCGTTGCCGGGGGATTGTATAGCCTCAATCCACGACTTCCATTCCTTGCCGGTGGACTACTCGTCGCAAGTTCGATTCCGGTTTTGCTTTCGCTGCCGAAAGCAGGTGAGAACGAGACAGAGGATGACCGATTCACCGTTCTCGATGCACTTCCAGTGCTCCGCCGTCGATTAACCCAGCCGCCACTCCGGTCGTTCGTGGTGTATATGGCGTTGTTCTTCGGAATTATCAGTGCTGCTGACGAGTTCATCCAGCCGATCGCAACGCAAGCACTCTTTCTCTCTCCGACGGGTTTGGGACCGCTCTACGCGGGATTTACTGTCACAGCCGCGATTGCGAGTTACTTTGCCGGCGACATCGAGAAGCTGCTCTCAACGCAGTGGGCTATCCTGTTGGTACCGACGCTGGTGGGTGTGTTTTTCATCGTTCCACTGCTGGCACCGCTTGCAGCGTTCCCACTGTTCTTCGTGATGAAATCCGCAAACGTAGTAGTACGTCCGATAGCTACCAATTATATTAATCGACACGCGGAATCAGTCGGACGAGCGACCATCTTAAGCGCTGCCTCAATGGCGTATGCGCTGGTACGGCTCCCGATGAAGCCATTGAGCGGAGTGGTTGCGGACGCGACGACACCGATCGCCGCGGTCGCTGCCCTCGGCGGGGTGTTTCTGCTCGGAGGGACCATCGTCGTTCTCTGGGAAACACCGGTTAGTGATATCAGGGGTAAGGTGAGCGAATCCACCGATTAG
- a CDS encoding alkaline phosphatase family protein, whose amino-acid sequence MLHESVAEDLRKDELAPGFVRPAWEDYCFANIPDTVLSLFGEEADRSLPETVFENVATDIEHVVLAFVDGFGWNHFQRARDEHSFLTKLAKHATVTPLTAGYPSATAAAISTIHTGQQPVEHGILGWNTHVESLGGTVQALLFANRDRTALSEVRENTDATALIDERTIYERLDAESLLVLPKGIGGNPYDAQVNGGAQIRNYEDTVQAAYQVREHLEHAKEPTYCYCYLPNVDSISHKEGVSHDQTDAQLGSICYALEREVVEKLDPTVAERTLLLLVADHGQIDTVPKERISKRTLDVDAHLKTDGSSEPIPIQGGPRNLQFHVREGHQGLLRTKLEKELAMLDPLVFGREQIIDMGLFGDREPSKYFNQRCPDLLVIPRRGYVESDNSLSKIGMHSGLHPDEMLVPFAAARVDSLRT is encoded by the coding sequence ATGCTTCACGAATCTGTGGCTGAGGACCTTCGCAAGGACGAACTTGCACCCGGGTTTGTCAGGCCGGCTTGGGAGGACTACTGTTTTGCTAACATTCCAGATACTGTGTTATCGCTCTTCGGCGAGGAGGCTGACAGATCTCTTCCGGAAACCGTTTTTGAGAACGTAGCGACCGACATTGAGCACGTCGTGCTTGCGTTCGTCGATGGATTCGGTTGGAACCATTTTCAGCGTGCTCGAGACGAGCACTCATTCCTGACAAAATTGGCAAAGCACGCTACGGTTACACCGCTAACAGCAGGATACCCGAGTGCGACAGCGGCGGCGATCTCAACAATTCACACAGGCCAGCAGCCAGTTGAACACGGTATCTTGGGGTGGAATACACATGTCGAATCATTAGGTGGCACCGTCCAGGCACTCCTATTTGCAAACCGTGACCGTACAGCTCTTTCAGAGGTTCGCGAGAATACCGATGCTACAGCGCTAATCGATGAACGAACTATCTACGAGCGTCTTGACGCTGAGTCGCTGCTCGTTCTACCCAAAGGCATCGGGGGAAACCCGTACGACGCACAGGTCAATGGGGGAGCTCAAATACGAAACTATGAGGATACCGTACAGGCAGCTTACCAGGTTCGTGAGCACTTAGAACACGCTAAAGAACCAACCTACTGTTACTGCTATCTTCCGAATGTGGACTCAATTTCACATAAAGAAGGCGTTTCTCACGACCAGACTGACGCTCAACTCGGAAGTATCTGCTATGCACTTGAGCGTGAGGTTGTTGAGAAGCTTGATCCGACAGTGGCAGAACGAACATTATTGCTTCTAGTGGCTGATCACGGTCAGATAGACACAGTTCCCAAGGAGCGCATCAGCAAGAGAACACTTGACGTCGATGCGCATCTGAAGACAGATGGATCGAGTGAACCAATTCCAATTCAAGGGGGTCCACGTAATCTTCAGTTTCACGTCCGAGAGGGACACCAAGGTCTGCTCCGTACGAAACTTGAGAAAGAGCTAGCAATGCTTGATCCGCTCGTTTTCGGTCGCGAGCAAATTATTGACATGGGGTTGTTTGGAGATCGAGAACCGAGCAAGTATTTTAATCAGCGGTGTCCGGATTTACTCGTTATCCCTCGCAGAGGATACGTGGAGAGCGATAATTCTCTCTCAAAAATTGGGATGCATAGTGGGCTTCACCCGGATGAAATGCTGGTACCGTTTGCTGCCGCACGGGTCGATAGCCTTCGTACTTGA
- a CDS encoding thermonuclease family protein yields the protein MIDGDTVEVEFEDGETDTIRFIGVDTPETSLGDVSPDEYEGIPDTQAARDHLYNWGQQASDYATNQLEGETVRVVTDDEGDRRGSYGRLLAYIYLGETNFNQQLLEDGYARVYDSSLSLREDFDSTEEEARSNDVGLWDFDTEETATPTPTPEPESDNGGSGGGVTTPTPSGDASDPYDCGDFDSQEAAQQVYDSDPSDPSGLDADDDGEACESL from the coding sequence GTGATCGATGGCGACACCGTTGAGGTCGAGTTCGAGGATGGCGAGACCGACACCATCCGATTCATTGGTGTCGATACACCCGAAACATCGCTCGGTGACGTCTCACCTGACGAATACGAGGGGATTCCTGACACCCAGGCTGCACGTGACCACCTCTACAACTGGGGTCAGCAGGCCAGCGACTACGCAACCAATCAACTAGAAGGCGAGACTGTTCGTGTGGTGACCGACGACGAGGGCGATCGTCGCGGGAGCTACGGTCGCCTGCTCGCGTACATCTACCTTGGTGAGACGAACTTCAACCAGCAGCTACTCGAGGATGGCTACGCCCGCGTCTACGACTCCTCGCTCTCGCTGCGTGAGGACTTCGATAGCACTGAAGAAGAGGCGCGCTCGAACGATGTCGGGCTCTGGGACTTCGACACCGAGGAAACCGCGACGCCTACTCCGACCCCAGAACCTGAATCCGACAACGGTGGCAGTGGTGGCGGGGTCACAACCCCAACACCGAGCGGCGACGCGAGCGACCCCTACGATTGTGGGGACTTCGATAGCCAGGAGGCCGCTCAACAGGTCTACGATAGCGACCCGAGCGACCCATCCGGTCTGGACGCTGATGACGACGGTGAGGCCTGCGAATCGCTCTAA
- a CDS encoding NUDIX hydrolase, translating to MVVRDRNKALLIKRAIPPDVGAWASPGGALEPDEPPALGAARELREETNLEVDPAALTLLDTRHSSLNEKYVLSIGYVVDYSHTDGDVAAASEVSDARFFTLPEAQEIRDQMRDYTRVVNSFEHWKKGNQTVVLG from the coding sequence GTGGTCGTTCGAGACAGGAACAAGGCGCTCCTCATCAAGCGAGCAATTCCCCCGGATGTTGGTGCATGGGCATCACCTGGGGGCGCTCTCGAGCCAGACGAGCCACCTGCATTAGGAGCTGCTCGTGAGCTGCGTGAAGAAACCAACTTAGAGGTCGATCCGGCTGCTCTCACCTTACTTGATACGAGGCATAGCTCGCTAAATGAGAAATACGTCCTTTCGATCGGGTACGTCGTCGATTACTCACATACTGACGGCGATGTTGCTGCTGCTTCTGAAGTGAGCGATGCTCGCTTCTTCACGCTTCCAGAGGCTCAGGAGATTCGAGATCAGATGCGAGATTATACGCGTGTCGTGAATTCCTTCGAACACTGGAAAAAAGGGAATCAGACCGTGGTGCTTGGTTGA
- a CDS encoding TATA-box-binding protein, which produces MVERSDVEPYIEALEIQNVVASSAIGQEIDLEALVTDLEGVDFDPEQFPGLIYRIEEPHATALIFRSGKLVCTGADSVDGVHEALASTFETLSNLGLRVNDNPTITVQNIVVSGDLGATLNLNAIAIGLGLEAIEYEPEQFPGLVYRLEEPKVVALLFGSGKTVITGCKQFEDAEEATEVLVDRLSDLSLLG; this is translated from the coding sequence ATGGTTGAGCGCTCGGATGTCGAGCCGTACATTGAGGCTCTCGAGATTCAGAACGTCGTTGCCTCATCGGCGATCGGCCAAGAAATCGATCTCGAGGCATTGGTAACTGATCTTGAGGGTGTCGACTTCGATCCAGAGCAGTTTCCTGGTCTTATCTATCGAATCGAGGAACCACACGCAACAGCGCTGATCTTCCGCTCCGGGAAGTTGGTTTGTACTGGGGCTGACTCTGTCGACGGAGTCCACGAAGCGCTCGCGTCAACGTTTGAAACACTCAGCAACCTGGGTCTCAGGGTGAACGATAATCCGACCATTACCGTTCAGAACATCGTTGTGAGTGGGGATCTTGGTGCAACACTCAATCTCAACGCGATCGCGATCGGCCTCGGGCTCGAAGCCATCGAATACGAGCCGGAACAGTTCCCAGGACTCGTCTATCGGTTGGAGGAACCCAAAGTTGTTGCACTCCTATTTGGCTCGGGGAAGACCGTCATCACGGGCTGCAAGCAGTTTGAGGATGCCGAAGAAGCGACAGAAGTTCTCGTCGACCGGCTCTCAGACCTGTCCCTCCTCGGGTGA
- a CDS encoding winged helix-turn-helix domain-containing protein, producing the protein MDDGDDASAPADLLPADAFALLGNEHRVRILQALLDILRTEKEYPASFSALQAEAGADVSSQFSYHLDELTGHFLKHTNEGYAFRYAGWKVATAILAGIYNQRDEFAATSIAGTCPRCETDALEATYQDEWMEIDCRACETRLTRYPFPPGGLAGRSPSEFLHTFDQHVRTHMRLAREGVCPACFGPMKPFVERNDSDTTASRDAGYKCTRCGNRLYPSIGMLLLNEKPVREFLRNRELPVDVAPFWEIGFCVDDRCTVVTCKDPWRCEVQVAADSDTLILELNEHLKVISTSILDNSAI; encoded by the coding sequence ATGGACGATGGCGACGACGCGTCAGCTCCAGCGGATCTCCTACCGGCGGATGCATTCGCGCTTCTCGGAAACGAACATCGCGTGAGGATTCTTCAAGCGTTGCTCGACATCCTGCGGACTGAGAAAGAGTACCCGGCGTCGTTTTCAGCACTCCAGGCGGAAGCGGGTGCAGACGTCAGTTCGCAGTTCAGCTATCACTTGGACGAGCTCACCGGCCATTTCCTCAAGCATACTAACGAAGGGTACGCCTTCCGCTACGCTGGTTGGAAGGTCGCAACCGCGATCCTCGCGGGGATATACAACCAGCGTGATGAGTTCGCTGCAACCTCGATAGCAGGGACCTGCCCGCGATGCGAAACGGATGCTCTTGAAGCGACGTATCAGGACGAGTGGATGGAAATCGATTGCAGGGCTTGTGAAACCCGACTGACGCGCTATCCATTTCCACCGGGTGGGCTTGCCGGGCGATCGCCATCCGAATTCCTCCACACCTTCGACCAGCATGTCCGGACACACATGAGGCTCGCACGAGAGGGTGTTTGCCCGGCCTGTTTCGGTCCGATGAAGCCGTTCGTCGAACGAAACGACTCCGATACGACCGCCAGCCGGGATGCAGGCTATAAGTGTACCCGATGTGGAAATCGACTGTATCCGAGCATTGGTATGCTTCTTCTCAATGAAAAGCCAGTACGAGAATTCCTCCGGAATCGGGAATTACCGGTTGATGTCGCACCGTTTTGGGAAATCGGCTTTTGCGTTGATGACCGTTGTACAGTCGTAACCTGCAAAGACCCATGGCGATGCGAAGTACAGGTTGCCGCCGATAGCGATACGCTTATTCTGGAGTTGAACGAGCATTTGAAGGTGATCTCAACAAGTATACTGGACAATAGCGCCATATAG